The DNA window caagtcgtccTTCTGGAGTATCGGATAATGTGGGTGGTAATGAACACAGCCTTTTGTATTGGAATGAGAATGAGccgcatcggattgtgttgggaacaaaatttgattccaagctacacgtgaagactgctataactatgtggagtttgtggaatgaaaaacagtttaaggttgtcgagagcaaattaagaaggtggcatgttgtatgcaaatttccagcaggaacgacagtaacaggggcagacatcatcagcaccaccgaCGCTGAAAAGGCGAGGGAATGTAAGTGGGATGTTTCAGTTACACAAAGGTCGTATGACGATATGTGGGAAGTTAGGAAGTGGAAGGATCGACATACTTGTGTAGGCCATCGTGCTAATagagatcatgctaacttttTCATCTCCAATGATAGCTCTGTTGAATCAGCGACGATTTCATTTGTTTAGGACTTGATTTTCAAAAAGTTAATGTtctggaccaaattcgtatttcggTAGTAATTTACTCTATTTTAGTACTTAATAAAATCATGTGTTTGCGGTGGGGTTCCGTGTCCTGTAGCGTAACCACAACGAGATAGGACCACATCTCGTCCTTTTGGTTTTGTACCATGCTTGTTGTGCCCAACTCTCCCGCAATGAAGCGTATCAAACGGCAATGTCACGCGATCTGATCCCTCCCAAATAAGACAGTGATAACTATGTTATTAAGCAATTTTATCCAACTTACATAAATGCCGCTCACCAATCTATCGTTTCCTCCATGACGTGTCTTTTTGTTTGTAGGAGAAACCCCCCTCCAACCTCCAATGTCCCAAGTCGTGCAGGACCTAATGCAGCTAATACAGACGGAATTTCCACGTAGATCAAAAGACGAGTAGCATAGAACACACACCTTACCCTGCAAATCAGGGAGTAAGGATCGTGGAACAATCATTGGATAAACGGCTCGAAGGTGAAGATGTAGGTACAATGAGCTCCTCGAATGCTCTGCTTGTCTATCCGGCTCTTCCACCGGGGAAGCCGTCCGTGCGAGAAGGTGTTCTCTCTCCACACCCCTAAATGTCAGTCATTTTTGCCATGTCCAATTTTGGCTgaaattgagtcgaggaatgctaaCCCTAACTAATTATTGGATTGTGATAGTTCATTTGGTTGTATAATACTTCTGTTTGAGAACTTTTTGATTGTTTGTGCaaagttcattttttttcttgcaaTGCCTCTATTTCTAGCAATACATGGTTCTATCTTTCTAGCAATTTTAAACAATTACTACTATCCTTTTAAATGTCTAGCAATAATATTCGGGCTATTTGGCGCAAATAGCATCAACACAGCGTGCTCGTCGCTAGTCTTAAGCATGGACCGGCGTGAACGAACATTGCTATTTGCTAGTCATTGAGCACGCTGTAATCACGTGCAAGTACAGTATGAGCACAAGTTTCATTGTCCAATCaaagttattttaattttttttaatatttcaaaatcagtgtttaattatcaaaattagATCGCCCCTAAATAGTTACATGCGCGACGCAATAAAATCCCTGTATCCACGGCATCTCCATGCATTAATATTTACTgtttttataaaacaaatatgaatgttataaataaatttcttCACCCATATAATAAATTTTCGCGGCATAAGTCCAGCTCCGAATCTCCTTCGCACGCATTTTCCCCAAAAATGATCAGAAATCCGGAATCACCATTTTTTGTGTGCATTCTTCAGATCTGCTTGCATTCGTGAAAATCCTGCTTTTTCATACATACATTTACACATACATCAAAATTGAGGTGCAGAGAGAGATAGACGGTTGCGATGGCTGGTCGTCGACACGATTCCAACCCGTTCGATGATGAAGAAATGAATCCTTTCGCGGTAATTCACATTTGCTTCAATGTTGTTGATTCCTTTCCATGCATTGTTTGTTATTTGCACAATTGATGGAATGTGATCTCTAATGCGATGAGATGAGATTGGATTGGAAATCGAATCATGCAAAGTGTCGGCGATTGTTTGCCGCCAATAatgtgagattatttttttattgttgtgTAGTAATTTATTGCCAGAGCGTGGTCTCCTCAAGCAGTTAGGATGATAAGGGCGAAATGCGAGGGTGAAGAAGAAACATTTGCGTGTTTCACATAAATTTTATGTTTTCCGCAGTTTGCGCTGCATAATTCATCAATGCACGGGTCTGTCTTAGCTATGAATTGTCAGAAAACAATGGAAATGAAGATAGCACCTGGTGGAAAACTTAGTGGATATATATGGTTTTCGCAATCGTAGCATAGGACTATAGGAGATTTTAGCATATTAGAACTCCACTTATTTTCTTAGTGGAGATAAGGTCTCCATTTGCTTACATTAGAATCATGaatttaaacttaattatttataagTTGATTTGTTTGAGTAAAACTTTTATCGTATCAACTAGCTTGATTTTGAGAAAGTTGAACTATCAGTTTTCACCTAGTGTGAGATGAATCTGTGAAATGTAGCGTAGGATATAATGTTGAATTTCAGGTCATATTTGAaatcgaactgatgacaactctgttgaaaattttgttttccttcactccattgttttaattattttatactccatgttctttttttttcttatggaTTTGAGCTTCTGGTTATAGGACCAAGATCATGAGAGGGGTCAATCAAATTATGGTGGGGGCGCATTTTTCATGCCAGTAAGCTCTCTTTTGGAACTTTGTAGTTTTTCTACTATATTTTTGCTTTTCTCCGTTTCTTCTTACCAGGCAGGCAGGAATTTGCTTATAACTTACTGTTGTTGTTACactatttttgtttcttttgctAACATAGAATTTTCTCTCTGAGATTATCAGAACTCATCTGCAAACTCAAAGCTTGCACCTCTTCCTCATGAACCTGCTGACTACGATCGTGGGGCTACAGTTGATATTCCTCTTGGTGGTTCAATGGTATACCAATATATTTGATATCTGTTAAACTTTTTAAAGAATTTATGAGGAGGTGTTGATGGAGGCTTTCTTTTCCCTTCTGTAAACCTCTGTAGGATTTAAAAAGGAGAGAACAGGAACTTCAAGCTAGAGAGGCTGAATTGAAGAAAAAGGAACAGGTGAACTCTACTAAAGTTGTTACCTCTCAGTTTAATTCAAGTTGATATTGTGAATGCCCATCTTTGCTTACATCCACCACACTTTAGTTTTACAGAAGATGAAACTGCTTTTAAATATCTTGTGCCTTTTGGTATTTGAGATATATTGACCTTCCTAATATCTCCTTGTTGAATATTTACATCCTGCATATATAGAACCATGTAAATCAGAAGCCCCCTTTTCGATATTCGTTTTTCTATGTTTGTCCTTTATAGTTGACTTGCCGAGATTTACATTGTCAGCTGAATCTCGGTAATTGCATCCTTGTCATCTCACTCATATTCTTCCTAATGTTAACCGATTCACTATGTGGTGTTCTGTGTAGGAGCTGAAAAGAAGGGAGGATGCCATCTCACGAGGTGATTTTGTGCCTTCATGCAATCTATACCTTATCATCATTCTATTATGCAAAAATTGATTGTATTCTTCTACATATTTTTCAGCTGGAATTGTCATTGAGGAAACAAATTGGCCAGCCATTTTCCCCATAATTCACCATGACATTGCAAATGAAATCCCAGTCCATCTACAAAGGTTGCAATATGTTGCATTCACCACATTTTTGGGTACGGAAAATTTCAATTTCCTTAAAGATTAAACATCAGGGGCTCATATTATTTGTTAACCAGTGTGGGGTGGTTGACAATTTACTTTTTAATCATTGCTTAATACACTACAATTGGGTTGCAGGTATAATAATATGTCTCTTGTGGAATGTTGTAGCCATCACCTTAGCTTGGGCCAATGGGGGAGGTTGGTGGAAATTGTACTCTTTCTGCCTTCTTGAGTTATATGGTTTTTAAAAGAAGTTACAGGTTTCTGACTTTTCATGCATGTAGGTCCAAGCATTTTGTTTCTTGCTATCATATATTTCCTAGCCGGCGTCCCGGGCTCCTATGTGTTATGGTATCGTCCTCTTTATCATGCGATGAGGTACCTAAAAGAGCTCTCTTCTCAACTGATTTCCTTCTAcattcaatttttccttttgtaTCTGTCACTTGGTCGAAAGTTTCTTATAAAGAAAATCTTTTTGATAGTTTAGTAATTAGTCTGtgatatagtattaaatttggGCCTATTTTTCTTTATCTACTTTATTGAGAAATGCATAGTTATTGGTATCATAACTGATGTAGCCTAATTGCAGTACCTTTTACCTTCTTATCATTGGTCTTACTTTGCTGAACAAACTAATATAAGCGAAAACATCAGTATCGTGTTATCATTTGCACATTACACATTCTTCTTTGTGCATTCCTTTGGGAGTTTGCTGATTTAGCATTAGTAAAATACTTTGTATTTTCCAGGACAGATAGTGCTCTGAAATTCGGGTGGTTCTTATTAACTTATTCGGTGAGCTTATTACAATTTCCAATCGTGCTTAAAGTTTAAGGTGTTCAATAAATTTACTTCTACCATTCTGTTTGTGCAGTTGCATATTGGCTTCTGCGCATTTTCCTGCGTTGCTCCCCCAATAATTTTCGAAGGGAATTCCTTGACGTATGTTTTCTTCAACGGATATGTTCCTTCTGCAATTGCCTTTATATTTAGTTTTAACCACTAACAACAGCAGTAGAAAATATAAACTATGCACGAGGAAATAATATGACTCTAACAGTGCACTTTTTAAGAAACGTGAAAAGTGATAAGATTTGATCTCTTCCTTGACATTTTTGTTAGATTGTGGACTGATATTAGCCCAAATTTTTTTGTTGGCAGTGGAATCTTGCCTGCAATCGACCTTTTAACTGCAAATGCTCTGGTTGGGGTAAGGCAGTTGACATTATTTTCACTTTCCTCTGGTGTCCCTTAGAAGCACACTTCTACCACAAAAATAAACTCTAATAACTATGGAAGAAAGCACTGTTTTTGCTTAAGTAATTTTTGCTATAAAATGCAAATCAAAGATGTTAATTTAAGCATATTTTGTGCAGATATTCTACTTCGTTGGATTTGGACTCTTCTGCATTGAGACATTGATCAGCATATGGGTGATTCAGGTAAGAAACTTGCTGATACATTCCGTTTAATATTATCGATTCTTGTCTGTATCTGAAAACTGTGCTCGTTCTTGTCGAAATCGTGTGCGCAGCAAGTTTATATGTACTTCAGAGGAACTGGAAAAGCTGCAGAAATGAGGAAGGAGGCTATGATGGCAGCATTGTAACACAAAAAATCAACATTTGAATTCTTCGACTCATTGGCTGTTTTGTTCTTGGTGCTTTAGCTTTGTAATAGATCAGAAATTGTACTCTTTTGGCTGCCATTTGATTTCATCATCAACAGATGTTGGTTTTTGATGCATTGAGAGGAATGCATTTCCTTTGCCATGTTTGGCATTTTTTGTTCTTTGTCAATGTTTTACACTTTTTAGACTAGGAGAGGTAGAATTAGAAATCGGTATCATGCAGTCGATATTTGATATATGTATAAATCTCAACTTCTAAGTAGTACACAAGTTTAGAAGGACGATTGTATAACATATCACAAGTTTAAGATATTATTGACCTGCTACATATCTCAATCTATATGTATCAGCACTTCTGCCATCAatactactacctccgtccacaTTTAAAATGATGTGTAGAGTTTGTATTGgtttaaaactttccatttttttagaattagtctaattttTGTGGACGGTCCAAAATAGTAAAACTTGTCGTTTTATGGACGAAGGTAGTATTTTAAGACTAGAAACAATGCAATACCTGGAAAATACAACGAGTCAAAATGTAAGACTCCAACAACGAAgtagaagaaggagaagaataATGTATCTCCGTTTTCCAGAAAATGCATCCTCGATGACGTGCTGGTCCCATCTGCATGCTCTTGTAACATGTAAATCCAACCAACCCACACCACTAATGATGCAAGACGTTCCAACTATACATGCATATTTGTGTGTACAGGCATGAAAATGAGCAACAAACTAAGAAAAGTGAACTTGTTCATACCACAAATTCTAGGTATGTGGCATGGAAATGAATCTCTTCCATCAGGGTAAGCAGTTCTGCTAGGGTATGCTTGATCGAGTGTGATGGCCATCCTTGGATCTCCCTATAAGAATATACAattataatactataaataCTTCAACTAGCTAGGTAATAAATACTTTTGTAATTCCTCAAATATGAAGTAATAATACCTTTACCAGATTGATTGCACACACATGGGAAGCAATTTGAAGCATAGGATTGTCGTCACAAAGAGTCTTAGCGAGGAATTTCACAACTTGGCTTAAGGATGTGTCATTTGTAATAAGACGAAGCAAACAGATAGCAGTTGCCCGATATGCCACATTGCCTGTGTTGACGTCTTCAAGTAACGAACTAGTGACCAGAGGAACCTTAttagcaaaaaataaaaaatatattagccCCTAACTAGGTAGAAGAGAAACATGTAAAtgtaaaaagaagaagaagaaatgtgAACCTCATCTGCAATAGGGCATAGATCCCTTGCAATTAGGTGAAACATTCTTCTCAAATGAACATCTTCAAAATGATATAGATTAACCGCAGAAGAAAGTATAGCTGCAGCTTCACTCTAAATAACATATTACACTAAAAGTCAAATAATATCCAATCTTAAAACATGAATATGTGAAAATTGAAAACCACTACTCGGTTGGAATATCATGTGCAGATAGATATGTAACACAATCATAAAATATTCTCGAGTTTCATGAATCTTAACTGCCCAACAACAAAATGAAACTAAGTCAAATACCAAAGTTGAGAGAGACCTTTGTGAATATTTCGCCCTGATTGAGAAGATACAGAAGCTTTTTGATGATCTAAAGCACACAAAAAAACTCAAATAATTATACAATTTTAACTAAAACCTGTtgtaattatagtattaaatttgaCATTACAGAAAAACGTACCTGCAAACATCTTGTTTTATCAATATGTGGATCATCAAAACCCCTCACTTCAGTTAAAACAGCATGTTTCTCAATCACCAGAAACCAAGACCAATCTGGGGAAACattaacaaattcaaaatttagtactttctttttcaaaataaaacgaacaaaatcaaaattaaaacaatatataGGATTATTCAACCTTTTTTAGTAGAGAGGTCATAGTCTCTCTTCACAATTGGCCGCCGCATTGTATTCAACTTATACTGACGCTCTAAGAAAGATAAACACAAGGAATCTAATTAGAGCTTAATCAAAGATAAGCTTATACATGAAACTCAAAAGATAAAACCTATAAAACTGACAATGACATTTGGTTGATCAAGAATCTCAccatagattaaaaaaaatcaaagaacagaaacacaaATGCAAGAGCAAAGCTTAGGCCCCTGAGTAAATTATAGTGAGTTGTATAAACAAGAAATTCATAGAAAGaatcagtgttgttagggtcccGGGGCGCCCCGGGTCGCGGGGCGACGGGGCGAGAGACCCACAAATCGGGGCGCCAGAATAGCCGAATGATGATTATACTTGTGTCTCTTTTATACGTTTATTGCTTGAatgtttatcacatcaaataaatctacatacatcattactccatattaaaaaaaagaagattagacgaaaaatataaatttttaaacaacataacataactaaataactgaattttattataaaaaatcatcaaagttccaaaaaaaagttgcaaaacataaaataattaactaaataatatcaTCATCACTCAGAGGTCCTTCATCGGATACAACCAAATTAATATCTTTACTGTCATCTTCATTATCCACAAGAGTATAAGCACGCATAGAGCTTGAGGCTTGTTCTCTTGTGCTTGTGCTACCTATAGTATGGTACACTGCTTCCGACGCTCCAGAAGCTCTACCAACGTCCATCCAACGaagatcatcatcatcaaacaCCAAATCATCAAGATCATTATCCTCATCCTGCATCCTACCAAGTAACCATTCGTTACTTTCATCAATATCACTCAATAGAATAGGATCGGTGGTGTCACTAATCTTGAATCTTCGTTCGAGCGCTCTATTATATTTCACAAATACCAAATCGTTCAATCGTTGTTGTGCTTGACGATTCCTCTTTTTACTATGGATctggaaataaaaagaaaaataatatgttaaAATATAAGAATGTCACTCATTCAAATTCTAATTACTTACATGTGAAAAAACACATGCGCTCCACGGCGACCCAGACGACCCAGGCGCTCCACGGAGACCCAGGCGCGCTCCACCGTCGCTCCACGGATCTCGCACGACCCCGCTGCATCTGGGCGATTACAGTCTCGCTTTGATCGCCCCGCGCCCCGAGCGCGATTTTCACAACACTGGAAAGAATAATATGTCAAGATCATCTTTGGAGTTTTTACTTGATGTGCACTGACTATTTAGGCCGTTACACCAACGATCAGTTCATCAAAACAAGATGCCCGCAgaggcgtagcgcagttggcaacggaggggcagatcttgctgcaatgagcttgggttcgaatcccactgctgtcgtgtagttgcttccaaaCATTTAAAAATGTACATATACATAATTATTTCTGGGCATTTACTAGGTTATCAAACAAGctcttattattttaataagcTCGAGATAATAACTGATCGGATTGTACTTGTTTAGTAACTGTTAAAACTCctaattcttgtcccacatcgacttggtgatgatcctagctcctctatataagtgtggataacactcccccttataaggcctttttaaggggtgagtggtcaatttctaatatggtatcagagcgggcccaagtcgatgatgaattttatctctttatccccttataaggccttttaagggtgGGTGACCCATTTTTAAGGGTGggtgacccatttctaatattaaCATAGATAAAATATGTCCATGTCCGAACAATATAAACTAGTGTACCACTCATGCGATGCACGGAAAATTCTATTCTATTTAAAATGCATTTTTTGGATGATTTCGCTCTAACTAATTCCAAGAATTCGTTTACATGTTATTCTCGTATTGAGTGTTGGGCTCAAACATGGGATCCAACTTATCCTAATGGGCCGGCCCAATTTCTGTTATCAATTCCAATTGAATATTGTACCACAAGAAATCCCAATAAGCTCTGTTTTCTATATTCAACTGAATTCGTAGCTGATTTCATCTTAACAAtttcttcaattatttctcAACAATCGCTCACTCAAATTCTCCTTCCATTATTCAGGTGGTTTGATATCTCTGCTCTCGATTTTCTTCCTGTTAAccgataaaatcaaacattCATCGCGAGTAGGGTTTAAACTCATCTAGTATCGGATCTATTATGCTTGAACATTTCCATCTCTGATTAATTTAATCCACTCAATTGCACAACTATGATGAGTTTACCTTCAAATGCTTTACTCTTGTGCCGTAGATAGTATTTTTTGCTCTGTATAAATCTGGATATATtgattattttgtgtttttgtgaAGTGAAACATGATGAAGATCGATTTCAGTGGGCTTGATCCCTCCTTGCCGGTTAAGGGAAATGCCGAGGATTTGGATGACGAGATTTTGGCTGCACCGTCGTTTAAACTTCCCGTCACTGTTGATGTGAGCTTCAATTTGTTATGTTTCccttttttggatttttttgggGATATTATCTTCTCAGAGTCTAATAGATTgattaaattgttttttatgtgtttttcttcaGTTTGATGGGTTTCAGAAAGCAGCGGTACAGATGGTGAAGCCGGCAAAGGGAACGACAACTCTGGCTTTTATATTCAAACACGGTGTCATGGTGGCTGCTGATTCCCGTGCCAGCATGGGAGGATATATTTGTAAGGCCTTGCTTATTCTTAATGTAGTATTGGGGCTTTTCACCTTTGGTGTTGGTTTTATCTTCAAGTGGTATAAACATATATGATGACTGTTGGAAAGACTTTCTTCGTGGGATGATGTTAGTTAGATTAATGAAATTTGCCTAGGGTAGTAGATAATGGAACCCCCTCCGAGCAATATCTCCACTATCGAACCAAGTTCATGTGATGCATTGAGCTAATGGTGTTCGCTTTTGTAACAAACTACTGTTCCCAATGACGCATAGTTATGTCCAGTTACTTCACCCCGATCAAAGGTCTTTGCTTAGGCTTCCCTTGTACATGCTTGCAAATCCACCTCATGAATTTCAAAAGTCATTGATCTCAGCAACACATCTCTGATATCTATCTGTCTATCTGCAAATACACCATAAGTTTCATCACCGGTTCCTAGTAACTCTAAAAAGTTAATGGTCTTTAACTGAAAGCCACGGTAGCTGAAACTGATTGGTTGCTCCGACACGATTAGAAAAGTCTTGAGTCCTCAACTTCCTCTTCAGATGAACATTGATACACAACAAGCAAACAAGCAGGGTTATTAGCTCAGCAATGCTCCAAACAATAGGCAGCAATAGGAGTTTGTCTGACTATAATTCATTTTTTGTGAAGTTATTTGAAAAGCACAGCTCCTAAGTCCTAAATTTTTTCCTCCAAAGTTCAGACAAGTAAGAGAAAAATGAACTCAACTTGCTGCATTGAAACACTAAGTTGTGAATTCCCTTTTTTATATAGAATGAAACTTCCAAAACAACAGATCACAATTCGATTCATTTGCTAAAGAGGAGAAATTTGTTTCCAAATATGGAAAGTGGATATCTTGATTGGGAAAAACTGAAAAGGAAAGATGGACATATTgagtgaaacggagggagtacatagtGAAACTTCCACTTTTACATGAATATGTACTCTTTCAGTTTATTACTTATTACTTTGTTTCTTTGATCAATGTTATATGAGTTCTGAAACTGCTTGTATAGCTGTATAAGATTAATCTGTACCTTGCAGCATCACAATCTGTCAAGAAAATTATAGAAATCAATCCATACATGCTTGGTACAATGGCCGGAGGAGCTGCTGACTGCCAGTTCTGGCACAGAAATCTCGGAATTAAGGTGAGTCAATCCATACATGCTTGGTACAATGGCCGTGAGTCTTGCATATTCCCTTTGTGTGCTCTGCATTATCCCACTAGGAGGTGCATTGGATACTCGTTCCAAACCTAGATAGCTTAAGGCAGCATTATGGACATACTCCTATATTGGTTGCCTCCCGCCCCCTacctacacacacacacacactactcTATTTGAGCTTAAAACACAGAGATGTAAACAGTTTGAAGAAATTATTTCAGTGGTTGAGAAAATAATTTGATATAATCTGCTTATCCTTTCGAAGACTGCTTCTTGTCTAGCTTATTGATTCTATACGGCACTGGCAGACAATTTCACCCtcgagtgtgtgtgtgtgtatcgCTTTTATGTAGAAAGGCTATTTTTTTCAGTAGTATTTCTAATGAGTGTTTGAAAGTTAGTAATTCACTTCCATGTTTCAGTGTCGTTTACATGAATTGGCAAATAAGAGAAGAATTTCCGTTGCCGGAGCTTCAAAATTGTTGGCGAACATCCTGTATTCCTATCGAGGAATGGGTTTGTCTGTTGGAACTATGATAGCTGGCTATGATGAATCGGTAATGCTGAATTTTCCAAAGCTGTTCTGATTCAATAGATAGCACCTAAACTTCTGCTTTTTGGGTAGGGCGCTGGCCTTTATTATGTTGACAGCGAAGGTGGTCGGCTTAAAGGCACCAGATTCTCAGTTGGGTCTGGTTCTCCATATGCTTATGGTGTTTTGGACAGTGGGTGAGTTCACATTCACACTCTCACTCTCTTATCAACGTCTCATATTTCCTTTCATATGTTATTGTTTTTGGGTGATGCCAAAGAAACATCTGATAGCAGCTGCTTGAAATTTCATGGATGTTATCTTTGGTTTAATATTTCTGCATACTCTTAGACCTTACTCGCCCATGTATGCTTATCAGGATATATGCGTGTTTTCttgatgaaataaattttcaaaaacatgggatttgaattttgaaagcCATGTGTACATAATGACTACCCTTTAGTTTTAGCTATAGATAACTTCCTGGCTCGTGTTACAGATACAGCTTTGATCTGTCCGTTGAGGATGCCGCTGAGCTGGCTAGAAGAGCAATCTATCATGCCACATTCCGTGATGGAGCCAGTGGTGGTGTTGCCAGCGGTAAATTCCCTGCTTGTGTTTCTACTCCCTTACTGTGATGTAATATTCGTTTCTTTTTCCTGTTTTAACTTGGATTTTGTTGCAGTATACCATGTCGGCCCAGGTGGATGGAAGAAGCTCTCTGGTGATGATGTCGGAGAGATGCACTATTCATACTATCCCATTGAACCCACCACGGTGGAGCAAGAGATGGCTGATGTACGAATTGCATGAGGGAGGGACATGAGTTAGTATCTTTAGATGCCGTTCCTCATTTTCTTCTGTAACTCTTGTTTTAACACTTGAAACCTAAATCTGCTTGTTATATGCTTCTTGACACTCAACTCTGGCAATTTGATCATGTTATACTCGAATTACTGCCCTAACCCTTCACTTCTATCTATTAGAAACTTTCTGAAAAATCCAATTTTAGAGCCTTCAATATTATGTGAAGAAAGGACAAGTGAACAGCAATCGATTTCATTTCTTTAGATTCATGTagagtagtgtttatgtgaGGCACTTTGATCATGCATGTAATGTTGAACTCAACTTAAAGTAGAGAATTAGCATAGGAATTCAGTGCAAAACAAAAATGTACGGAAACAATTGCATGTACAGACTGTAAAAATGTCGTCGTCTAAAGCCCTAGCTAGTTTCAACAAGATATAGGAACTACAACTAATAATTAAAAGAAgccaaagaaaaaataaaattcatttaTCTCTCTATTCATACACAAACTTCACACAGTAATGGATGGATTTGAGCTACTTCTAGTTCTATCAATCCAACTCATTCCTGGCAATTTTTTCACACCTCTCTCCTTCATTTGCTTCCAAATCTCATGAGACTCTTGCCACCTTCCAACACTCCTATACGCATTAGCCAAGTGCACATAACTTTGGTGACAATCCGGCTTCAATCCGATCACCTTCTTCGCAACGCGCTCTGCAACACCAGGGCTCGTTGTGGTGGCACAAGCCCCGAGCAAAGCAGTCCAGAGCGTAGGGTCACTCTCAAACTCTGATTCCACAATCAAACCCTCAGCTTCCTCTATTTCTGCTGCACGCCCCAATAGATCAACCATACAACTGTAGTGCTCAATCTCCGGCTTCATCCCATAGTCATTGCGCATCGAGACGAAGCACCTCCGCCCCTCGCCAACCAAGCCACTGTGGCTGCAAGCAAACAGAACCTCAATGAAGCTTATGTTATCAGGCTTAACACCTTCTCTAATCATCTGATCGAAAA is part of the Salvia splendens isolate huo1 chromosome 22, SspV2, whole genome shotgun sequence genome and encodes:
- the LOC121785836 gene encoding secretory carrier-associated membrane protein 1-like, whose product is MAGRRHDSNPFDDEEMNPFADQDHERGQSNYGGGAFFMPNSSANSKLAPLPHEPADYDRGATVDIPLGGSMDLKRREQELQAREAELKKKEQELKRREDAISRAGIVIEETNWPAIFPIIHHDIANEIPVHLQRLQYVAFTTFLGIIICLLWNVVAITLAWANGGGPSILFLAIIYFLAGVPGSYVLWYRPLYHAMRTDSALKFGWFLLTYSLHIGFCAFSCVAPPIIFEGNSLTGILPAIDLLTANALVGIFYFVGFGLFCIETLISIWVIQQVYMYFRGTGKAAEMRKEAMMAAL
- the LOC121787077 gene encoding coatomer subunit gamma-like — its product is MRRPIVKRDYDLSTKKDWSWFLVIEKHAVLTEVRGFDDPHIDKTRCLQIIKKLLYLLNQGEIFTKSEAAAILSSAVNLYHFEDVHLRRMFHLIARDLCPIADEVPLVTSSLLEDVNTGNVAYRATAICLLRLITNDTSLSQVVKFLAKTLCDDNPMLQIASHVCAINLVKGDPRMAITLDQAYPSRTAYPDGRDSFPCHIPRICDGTSTSSRMHFLENGDTLFFSFFYFVVGVLHFDSLYFPGIALFLVLKYYLRP
- the LOC121785709 gene encoding proteasome subunit beta type-5-like; protein product: MMKIDFSGLDPSLPVKGNAEDLDDEILAAPSFKLPVTVDFDGFQKAAVQMVKPAKGTTTLAFIFKHGVMVAADSRASMGGYISSQSVKKIIEINPYMLGTMAGGAADCQFWHRNLGIKCRLHELANKRRISVAGASKLLANILYSYRGMGLSVGTMIAGYDESGAGLYYVDSEGGRLKGTRFSVGSGSPYAYGVLDSGYSFDLSVEDAAELARRAIYHATFRDGASGGVASVYHVGPGGWKKLSGDDVGEMHYSYYPIEPTTVEQEMADVRIA